The stretch of DNA TGCCATCTTCGGCTTTAGTATCAGTCCGCCAAATCTGAGATACGCCCTCTCCCTTCTGACGGCAAGATACACGTGGTCAATGGTTTCATCAAGGTCAGAGGGACGGGTCCAGTATTGATCCCTTACAACGATCTCCATGTGATGGAGGTTCCAGGTAAGGGATGCTCGCGGGTCATAGTCTGATACGAAGAACAACAGGAACAACGGTAAGCAGATACCGGCGAGGATAAGGATCACGGTAGCCTTTTTTTGCCTGGTCATACCATGCTCTCCATTCACCCAGTTTACTGTAATAAGTATAGCCTCAATAGTTGATATGTGAAGGATTTTTTTTGCGGCGCCATAAATACAGGCGTTGCGCAAAGCGAGAAGAATCAGGTTAAGGTTGAGGTTGAGGAGAATCAGAGTTGATTTAACCTTAGCCTTAACCTTAGCCTGCCTTTTCTGGCCTGTATATCTTCAGACTAAAAAAGGGGCTCTGACGAGCCCTTTTTGTGATGCGATTATTGCACGGCAATGGATTCTTTTTACCTCTTTCTGCCCCCCTTCTTACCCTTCTCCATGGAAAATATTATTAAGATAAGTCCTACAAAGATTAAGACAATGCCTGCAATGAAGGTCATCATGGCTTTCGTAAGGGCTAAAAGAAGAAATCCACCCAAGACAACAACAAATCCGATTATTGTAAGAACGCCGATATTTTTCATGCCCCCGTATCACCTCCTGCGTGATTTGCTATGATTATTAATAAAAAATCTATATCTGGCAAGTATTTTTTTCTAAAAAAAAGATATTTNNNNNNNNNNNNNNNNNNNNNNNNNNNNNNNNNNNNNNNNNNNNNNNNNNNNNNNNNNNNNNNNNNNNNNNNNNNNNNNNNNNNNNNNNNNNNNNNNNNNGGTTACCCTGAATCGCGGCCCGTAAGAGAGAGATTCATCCACCTCTGGACAACCCTTTTTAGATACTTTATTGAAAACCCTCTCCACTTCCGTTATATAGAACAATATCACAACTCTCCTTATGGCGTTTCTTTGAGGAGGGACAGGATCCTGAATAAAACCGGTGACCCGGGCATATTGAAGAACCTCTTAGAGGAAGGGATAGAGAATCGCACTGTAAAGGATCTGCCGATCGTCATGCTTTTTGCGCTGGCCTTTGGACCACTGGTTTTCTTAGGCCGCGATCATACACTCGGTTTGATCAAGATGGAAGATACTCGCATTGTGCGAGCCGCGGAAGCGTGCTGGGAGGCGATCGAAAATAAATGAAAACATACATAAACAGACTGACCGGAGACAGAAGGGGTGTTACATGAGTATTAACAAAAGAACCAGACTCATTATCAGTTTTGTCATTTTGTGTGCAGGTTTTGTGGTGGATGGTTGTACACGTAAGCAGCCGCCTCCACCAAGCACGCCTGAAGTTGCTGTTGTTACAATTCAGTTGGAACGGGTGACCCTGACAACCGAATTGCCCGGTCGTACGTCTGCCCACTATGTAGCGGAAGTGCGTCCGCAGGTAAACGGTATCATACAGAAACGGTTCTTTGAAGAAGGTTCTGACGTGAAGGCCGGAGACCTTCTTTACCAGATCGACCCTGCCCCGTATCAGGCGGCATACGACAATGCGAGGGCCTCCCTTGCCAGGGCAGAAGCAAACCTCCCGCCAGTACGGTTAAGGGCTGAACGCTACAAGGAACTGGTCTCCATCAAGGCGGTCAGCCAGCAGGAATATGACGATGTAACGGCGAATTTAAAACAGGTCGAGGCAGAGATCAATTCCTGGAAGGCTGCCGTCGAATCGGCGCGCATCAATCTGGCATACTGCAGCATCAAGGCGCCTATCACGGGACGCATAGGCAAGTCCAACGTTACCGTCGGCGCCCTTGTGACCGCACTCCAGCCCGCCCCGCTTGCCGTGATCCAGCAGATTGACCCTATATACGTTGACGCAATGCAGTCAAGCGCCAGCCTGCTTCGTCTCAGGCAGAATATGACTGCCGGCAAGATAAAACGGGATGGCCCCGAACAGACAAAGGTGAAATTATTTCTCGAAGACGGCACGCTCTATCCGCAGGAAGGAAGCCTGAAGTTTTCCGATGTCACCGTTGATCCCAGCACCGGGTCGTTTATCCTCCGGATGGTCTTCCCGAACAAGAAGTATATCCTTCTGCCCGGCATGTACGCGCGGGCGCTTGTCCAGGAGGGGGTGGTTGACAGCGCGATCCTTATCCCCCAGCAGGGGGTCTCCCGCGACCCCAAGGGGAATCCTGTTGTCTTCATTGTGGATGCAGAGGGTAAGGTCCAGCAGAGGATGATCACCGTGGATCGTGCCATCGGCGACAAATGGTTCGTCACATCAGGCCTTGCACCGGGCGACCGTGTGATCGTCGAAGGGATTCAAAGGATACGCCCCGGTTCTCCCGTAAAGGCCGTCCCTTTTGATGCCGGCCGGAAGGATAACCCGGAGGCCGGTAAGACGGTCAAGCCTTCTGCAAAGACGGTTCAGCCGCCCGTAAAAGTGAAGTGAACGGAGGAGCTGATGTTATCGAATTTCTTCCTTGAACGCCCTGTCTTCGCATGGGTCATTGCCATCGTCATCATGCTGGTGGGAGCCCTCGCCATCCATAATCTCCCCATATCGCAGTATCCCCCCATCGCACCCCCATCGATCTACGTTCGAAGCGATTATCCGGGGGCTTCGGCAGAGACCGTGGAAAACAGCGTGACCCAGATCATCGAGCAGAAGATGACCGGACTCGACAATATGATCTATCTGTCTGCTACGAGCGATTCATCGGGAAGCTCCCGCATCGAGTTGACCTTCGCCCCCGGGACCGATCCGGACCTTGCCTGGTCAAAGGTGCAGAACAAGCTCCAGCTCGCTATGGCGAGCCTGCCGGAGGTTGTCCAGCGTAAGGGCGTGACCGTCGGTAAGGCCACCAGAAACTGGCTGATGATAGTGAATCTGATTTCAGAAGATGGGAGTATGGATGGCAGCGATCTGAGGGATTACGCCCAATCAAACCTGGAGAAGGTGCTGGCGCGGGTGCAGGGTGTAGGCGAGGTGGAGAACTTCGGGTCCCAGTATGCCATGCGCGCCTGGCTGAACCCTGACAGGCTGGTAGATTATAACTTAACCATTGAGGACGTTATCGCGGCGCTCAAATCCTACAACGTTGAAGTCTCTGCCGGCCAGTTCGGTGGGGCGCCGGCAGTGAAGGGCCAACGTATGAACGCCTCCATCATCGTACAGAGCATGTTGAAGACCCCCGATGAGTTTGCCGCCGTTCCCCTCCGCATCAATCCAGATGGTTCCATCGTTCGCATTAAAGATGTGGGACAGGTGGAGTTGGGAACCGATGCCTACGATATCGAGGCATTTTACAACGGTAAACCCTCCGCAGGTCTCGGGATCCGCATGGCCTCGGGCGCCAATGCCTTAGACACAGCCGATGCGGTGAAGGCAAAGTTGCAAGAGATGAGCCGGTTCTTCCCTCCGGGATTGAAGGTGACCTATCCCTATGACACAACGCCCTTTGTCAGAGTGGCCATCTGGGAGGTGGTCAAGACCCTTCTGGAGGCCATCCTGCTTGTTTTCCTCATAATGTGGCTTTTCATGGGGAATATCCGGGCCACCCTGATCCCCACCATTGCAGTGCCGGTGGTGCTTCTGGGGACCTTCGCGACGCTGGGTTTTTTTGGCTTCTCTATCAATATGCTCACCATGTTCGCCATGGTCCTCTCCATCGGTCTTCTGGTGGACGATGCGATCGTGGTGGTGGAAAACGTTGAGCGTATCATGAGCGAGGAGGGGCTTTCACCGAAGGAGGCCACGCGAAAGTCCATGGGACAGATCACGAGCGCGCTGATCGGTATCGGACTCGTGCTTTCGGCGGTGTTCGGCCCCATGGCCTTTTTCGGCGGATCAACCGGAGTCATCTACCGGCAGTTTTCCGTGACTATCATCTCCTCTATGCTGCTGTCGGTGATTGTGGCCTTGATCCTGACGCCGGTCCTGTGTGCGACCCTCCTCAAACCGGTGAAAGCGGGACATGAACCGGCGGCGAATGCGATCCCTTTCCTGCGCCCTTTCTTTGCAAGGTTTGACCATATCTTTTTCAGGTTAAGAGACCGGTATGTGAAGATAGTCGGCAATTCTTTTTCAAGGAAAACCCGCTATGCTGTAATATATGTCATAATCGTGGCGATCGTGGGGGTCCTTTTCCTCCGCACGCCCACGTCTTACGTCCCCGAGGAAGATCAGGGTATTATGCTTTCCCAGATAATGCTGCCCTCAGGTTCCACGATAGAGCAGACAATGGAAGTCGTTAAACAGGTACAGGAACATTTTCTGAAGAACGAAAAAGAGGCAGTGGAATCCTGCATGACGATCTCCGGCATCGGCTTCTCGGGAAGGGCACAGAATAACGGCCTGGTATTCGTGAAGCTGAAGGAATGGGGACTCCGTAACCGGTCGGACCTGAAGGTTAAGGCCGTTGCACAACGGGCAACCAAGGCCTTTTCTCATATTCGAAGCGCCCTGGTATTCGCTTTCCCGCCACCGGCAGTAGTGGAGTTGGGCATGGGCACTGGATTTGATTTTGAGTTGCTTGACCGCGGCGGACTGGGCCACAAAAAGCTCATGGAGGCCCGCAACCAGCTTCTCTTCATGGCGTCAAAGGACCCCCGCCTGACGAAGGTGCGGCCCAACGGCATGGAGGATGTACCTGAATACAGGGTCGATGTGGATTGGGGGAAGGCAGGCGCCCTTGGGATTCCTATAACTTC from Syntrophorhabdaceae bacterium encodes:
- a CDS encoding efflux RND transporter permease subunit, with product MLSNFFLERPVFAWVIAIVIMLVGALAIHNLPISQYPPIAPPSIYVRSDYPGASAETVENSVTQIIEQKMTGLDNMIYLSATSDSSGSSRIELTFAPGTDPDLAWSKVQNKLQLAMASLPEVVQRKGVTVGKATRNWLMIVNLISEDGSMDGSDLRDYAQSNLEKVLARVQGVGEVENFGSQYAMRAWLNPDRLVDYNLTIEDVIAALKSYNVEVSAGQFGGAPAVKGQRMNASIIVQSMLKTPDEFAAVPLRINPDGSIVRIKDVGQVELGTDAYDIEAFYNGKPSAGLGIRMASGANALDTADAVKAKLQEMSRFFPPGLKVTYPYDTTPFVRVAIWEVVKTLLEAILLVFLIMWLFMGNIRATLIPTIAVPVVLLGTFATLGFFGFSINMLTMFAMVLSIGLLVDDAIVVVENVERIMSEEGLSPKEATRKSMGQITSALIGIGLVLSAVFGPMAFFGGSTGVIYRQFSVTIISSMLLSVIVALILTPVLCATLLKPVKAGHEPAANAIPFLRPFFARFDHIFFRLRDRYVKIVGNSFSRKTRYAVIYVIIVAIVGVLFLRTPTSYVPEEDQGIMLSQIMLPSGSTIEQTMEVVKQVQEHFLKNEKEAVESCMTISGIGFSGRAQNNGLVFVKLKEWGLRNRSDLKVKAVAQRATKAFSHIRSALVFAFPPPAVVELGMGTGFDFELLDRGGLGHKKLMEARNQLLFMASKDPRLTKVRPNGMEDVPEYRVDVDWGKAGALGIPITSIHNSISAAFGSAYINDFIQGGRVKRVFVQADAPHRMLPKDIDRLYVRNTAGKMVPFSAFASGYWTSGSPRLERFNGFPSMDIWGEPAPGRSSGEAMQAMEELVTKLPQGIGFEWTGLSYQERMSSSQAPLLYTFSIIVIFLCVAALYESWPIPLANLLMLPLGVFGATLFTWARGLHNDVYFQIGFLTTLGLTTKNAILIIQFAKERMARGEGLIEATLGAVRVRFRPVIMTSLAFFFGVLPLAISTGAGAGAMKAIGTAVTGGMMSATFIDLFYIPLLFVVVSRMFKVEKKPRSPGNGTSPFPSPGGVPDASSSSGMQNGQGCEADPANTSEGREL
- a CDS encoding efflux RND transporter periplasmic adaptor subunit, which encodes MSINKRTRLIISFVILCAGFVVDGCTRKQPPPPSTPEVAVVTIQLERVTLTTELPGRTSAHYVAEVRPQVNGIIQKRFFEEGSDVKAGDLLYQIDPAPYQAAYDNARASLARAEANLPPVRLRAERYKELVSIKAVSQQEYDDVTANLKQVEAEINSWKAAVESARINLAYCSIKAPITGRIGKSNVTVGALVTALQPAPLAVIQQIDPIYVDAMQSSASLLRLRQNMTAGKIKRDGPEQTKVKLFLEDGTLYPQEGSLKFSDVTVDPSTGSFILRMVFPNKKYILLPGMYARALVQEGVVDSAILIPQQGVSRDPKGNPVVFIVDAEGKVQQRMITVDRAIGDKWFVTSGLAPGDRVIVEGIQRIRPGSPVKAVPFDAGRKDNPEAGKTVKPSAKTVQPPVKVK